One stretch of Roseovarius mucosus DNA includes these proteins:
- a CDS encoding 2-hydroxyacid dehydrogenase — protein sequence MPSARLSVVVTRRLPEPVETRMRELFDVRLRETDVPMTREELARAAKEADVLVPTLSDRIDASLIAQAGDRLKLIANYGAGVDHIDVGTARQHGILVSNTPGVSADDTADMTMALILSVTRRLPEGLAVMQSGQWGGWSPTALLGGRIAGRRLGILGMGRIGQAVARRAAAFGMQVHYHNRRRLRPEIEESLQATYWESLDQMVARMDVLSINCPHTPSTFHLMNARRLKLMKPEAVIVNTSRGEVIDENALTRMLRAGEIAGAGLDVYEHGADINPRLRELKNVVLLPHMGSATVEGRIEMGEKVIINIKTFDDGHRPPDQVVPSML from the coding sequence ATGCCATCTGCACGCCTGAGTGTTGTTGTTACGCGACGCCTGCCCGAGCCGGTCGAGACGCGGATGCGCGAACTTTTCGATGTTCGCCTGCGCGAGACGGACGTGCCCATGACGCGAGAGGAACTGGCTCGCGCCGCCAAGGAGGCAGATGTGCTGGTTCCGACCTTGTCGGACCGGATCGACGCCAGCCTGATCGCGCAGGCCGGGGATCGGCTCAAACTGATCGCCAATTACGGGGCCGGGGTGGACCATATCGACGTGGGCACCGCGCGCCAGCATGGCATTCTTGTGTCGAACACGCCGGGCGTATCGGCTGATGACACCGCCGATATGACCATGGCCTTGATCCTCAGCGTGACGCGCCGCCTGCCCGAAGGGTTGGCGGTGATGCAATCGGGGCAATGGGGCGGTTGGTCGCCCACGGCCCTGTTGGGGGGGCGGATCGCCGGGCGCAGGCTGGGTATCCTTGGCATGGGCCGGATCGGTCAGGCGGTGGCGCGGCGTGCGGCGGCCTTTGGCATGCAGGTGCATTACCACAACCGCCGCCGCCTGCGCCCCGAAATCGAAGAGAGCCTTCAGGCGACCTATTGGGAAAGCCTGGATCAGATGGTGGCGCGTATGGATGTGCTCAGCATCAATTGCCCGCACACGCCCTCGACTTTCCATCTTATGAACGCGCGGCGGCTCAAGTTGATGAAACCCGAGGCGGTCATCGTCAACACCTCGCGCGGCGAGGTGATTGACGAAAATGCCCTCACCCGCATGTTGCGCGCCGGAGAGATCGCAGGCGCCGGTCTCGATGTTTATGAACATGGCGCGGACATCAACCCGCGCCTGCGCGAGTTGAAAAACGTTGTGCTCTTGCCGCATATGGGGTCGGCCACCGTGGAAGGGCGGATAGAGAT
- a CDS encoding SH3 domain-containing protein: MTVMKSGLAALVIMMGLGPVAAMGQERGPVTNLPLPRFVSMKASEGNVRRGPSLTHRIDWIFKRRDMPLEITAEHGHWRRVRDRDGAGGWVHYTLLSGVRTASVEVEMLDLLAKPDAKAMVVARLEQGVIARLEECQPDWCAVSAGGYDGWAPKSALWGVMDGETFE, encoded by the coding sequence ATGACGGTGATGAAATCCGGGCTTGCCGCCCTTGTCATAATGATGGGACTGGGCCCCGTTGCGGCCATGGGCCAAGAGCGCGGGCCGGTCACGAACCTGCCGCTGCCGCGTTTTGTGTCGATGAAGGCCTCGGAGGGCAATGTACGCCGCGGCCCAAGCCTTACGCATCGTATCGACTGGATTTTCAAACGGCGCGACATGCCGCTCGAGATCACCGCAGAGCATGGCCATTGGCGCCGGGTGCGGGATCGCGACGGCGCGGGCGGATGGGTCCATTACACTCTTCTGTCCGGCGTGCGCACCGCCAGCGTCGAGGTTGAAATGCTGGACTTGCTGGCCAAGCCTGATGCGAAAGCCATGGTCGTGGCCCGGCTGGAGCAAGGCGTGATCGCGCGACTCGAGGAATGCCAGCCCGACTGGTGCGCGGTTTCCGCCGGCGGCTATGATGGCTGGGCCCCGAAATCGGCGCTCTGGGGCGTTATGGACGGCGAAACATTCGAGTAA
- a CDS encoding AAA family ATPase — MKLRVIEVTNVRRFAGQRARLGQIGDGITVLSQPNEFGKSTFFDALHALFFERHNSRNAAIKALQPHAGGAPEVAAEVELAEGRFRIAKRWLNRPQAQVHDTNGRLIAQADEAEAWIDRLMGGGLAGPSGLLWVRQGLMGLEPDGSSADDKRERERGLNARRDLLSSVAGEIDMMTGGRRMDGVIDRVTEALSRLATATGRPKAGGEWARAVEEAATLATEEAELRPRAERLSDDLIRRAEVQRHLARLTDPADTAARAQTLAEAEAAHQAAQAHQAEVAQAETALRLATLDAEHLQRDVLAAESRAARLEEARSAVAKAEEAAKKARARATELTARDSAAAVNAEDQGTKARDLRNRLHQATRAQAAQAAQIKANDLQRRLDRATELWAMLNKTEAARARIRVTSKLLDAADKAQSALDLARARAEAQAVTIEVHPDGSPALHDGQPLGSGPTPILVPTELALPGFGRLHIDPGSARGTDSAAEVAQADQALARLLAEAQVDTLAAARTQWAEAQQLEAEVKQGLALCAEVAPDGVEALRAALARAQAEVADAPTEAEDVAALTKALTAAETDEATARAAAKAAHELAVIAGEARAAAEANRSNAARQFDSALSEAGDPEALVALIADLKARQPTLANICLGAQEACDRLRATAPDLVTTEARLARAKGAVEQAARDLAKNREDLASLNATITALAEEGIEERLSTLAGARAESEARAARYEAEVRALTRLRRALDEARTLARDAYFGPVLRELQPLLAILYPGALLTIDDTSLLPATLTRKGQAESFEILSGGTREQVAILTRLAFARLFAASGRPVPVILDDALVHSDDDRIEAMFDALHRSARDQQILVLTCRQRAFAALGGTRAEVTVDAT, encoded by the coding sequence GTGAAGCTCCGGGTGATCGAGGTGACCAATGTGCGCCGTTTCGCGGGTCAGCGCGCACGCCTTGGCCAGATTGGCGACGGCATCACTGTGCTCTCTCAACCGAATGAATTTGGCAAATCGACCTTTTTTGACGCGCTGCATGCGTTGTTTTTTGAACGCCACAACAGCCGGAATGCGGCCATCAAGGCGCTGCAACCGCATGCCGGGGGCGCGCCCGAGGTGGCGGCCGAGGTGGAGCTTGCGGAGGGGCGGTTTCGCATTGCAAAGCGGTGGCTCAACCGCCCGCAGGCGCAAGTGCACGACACCAACGGCCGCCTGATCGCTCAGGCAGATGAGGCGGAGGCGTGGATTGACCGGCTGATGGGCGGAGGTCTGGCAGGCCCGTCCGGCCTGCTCTGGGTGCGGCAAGGGTTGATGGGGTTGGAACCCGACGGCAGCAGCGCAGATGACAAGCGCGAGCGCGAGCGCGGGTTGAATGCGCGGCGCGATCTTTTGTCTTCTGTCGCGGGCGAGATTGACATGATGACCGGCGGGCGGCGGATGGATGGCGTGATTGACCGCGTGACCGAGGCGCTGTCGAGATTGGCGACCGCAACCGGACGCCCCAAAGCCGGGGGAGAATGGGCGCGCGCGGTGGAAGAGGCCGCAACGCTTGCCACCGAAGAGGCCGAGTTGCGCCCGCGCGCCGAGCGGCTCTCGGATGACCTGATCCGCCGGGCGGAGGTGCAGCGTCACCTTGCCCGACTGACCGATCCTGCGGATACGGCGGCCCGCGCACAAACCTTGGCCGAGGCTGAAGCCGCGCATCAGGCGGCCCAGGCCCATCAGGCCGAGGTTGCACAGGCGGAAACCGCCCTACGCCTTGCCACACTGGATGCCGAGCATTTGCAGCGCGATGTGCTGGCCGCCGAAAGCCGCGCCGCCCGCCTTGAGGAGGCCCGCAGCGCAGTTGCCAAGGCCGAAGAAGCGGCAAAGAAGGCCCGCGCGCGCGCCACTGAGCTGACCGCACGCGATAGTGCCGCCGCGGTGAATGCCGAGGACCAAGGCACCAAGGCGCGTGATCTGCGCAACCGTCTGCATCAGGCCACCCGCGCCCAAGCGGCGCAGGCGGCGCAGATCAAGGCAAACGATCTCCAGCGCCGGCTTGACCGCGCCACCGAGCTTTGGGCGATGCTGAACAAGACCGAAGCGGCGCGCGCCCGTATCCGCGTCACGTCCAAACTGCTCGACGCCGCCGACAAGGCCCAAAGCGCGCTTGATCTGGCGCGGGCGCGGGCCGAGGCACAGGCCGTGACGATCGAGGTTCACCCTGACGGCTCTCCAGCGCTGCATGACGGTCAACCTCTTGGATCAGGCCCGACGCCGATCTTAGTGCCGACTGAGCTTGCCTTGCCGGGGTTTGGCAGGCTGCACATTGATCCGGGTTCTGCGCGCGGCACAGACAGCGCCGCCGAGGTTGCGCAAGCAGATCAGGCGCTTGCGCGTCTTTTGGCCGAGGCGCAGGTTGACACGCTGGCCGCCGCCCGCACGCAATGGGCTGAAGCCCAACAGCTTGAGGCAGAGGTGAAACAGGGTTTGGCCCTCTGCGCCGAAGTGGCCCCCGACGGTGTTGAGGCGTTGCGCGCGGCCCTTGCGCGGGCGCAGGCCGAGGTGGCCGATGCCCCGACAGAAGCTGAGGATGTTGCAGCCCTGACCAAGGCGCTGACCGCTGCCGAAACCGACGAGGCGACCGCCCGCGCCGCCGCAAAAGCGGCGCATGAACTGGCCGTGATCGCAGGTGAAGCCCGCGCCGCAGCCGAGGCCAATCGCAGCAATGCGGCGCGGCAGTTTGACTCTGCCCTGTCCGAGGCCGGAGACCCAGAGGCTCTTGTTGCGCTAATCGCCGATCTCAAGGCCCGACAACCCACGCTCGCGAACATCTGCCTCGGGGCGCAAGAGGCCTGCGACCGTTTGCGCGCCACAGCGCCGGACCTTGTCACCACCGAGGCGCGGCTGGCTCGCGCCAAGGGGGCGGTCGAGCAGGCTGCACGTGATCTGGCCAAAAACCGCGAAGACCTTGCCAGCCTGAATGCCACCATCACCGCGCTCGCCGAGGAGGGGATTGAGGAACGCCTCTCCACTCTCGCCGGGGCTCGCGCCGAATCCGAGGCACGCGCAGCCCGGTATGAGGCCGAGGTGCGCGCCCTGACCCGCCTTCGGCGCGCGTTGGACGAGGCGCGAACCCTCGCCCGAGACGCCTATTTTGGCCCGGTTCTGCGTGAGTTGCAGCCGCTGCTCGCCATCCTTTATCCGGGGGCACTGCTAACGATTGACGACACCAGCCTTTTGCCCGCGACCCTGACCCGCAAAGGTCAGGCCGAGTCGTTCGAAATCCTTTCGGGCGGCACCCGCGAACAGGTGGCGATCCTGACACGACTGGCCTTTGCCCGGCTCTTTGCGGCCTCAGGGCGCCCCGTTCCTGTGATCTTGGACGATGCTCTTGTCCATTCGGATGATGACCGCATCGAAGCCATGTTTGACGCGCTCCATCGTTCGGCCCGTGACCAGCAAATTCTCGTGCTCACCTGTCGACAACGCGCCTTCGCAGCCTTGGGCGGCACGCGCGCAGAGGTGACGGTTGACGCAACCTGA
- a CDS encoding metallophosphoesterase family protein produces MTPFRFLHTSDLHLGRAYGGYPEGIRHRLREARHGAISRLAKAARDGGAGVVLLAGDTFDAETPAPDTLRQALSAMGEERDLTWVLLPGNHDSLAASELWRRIAQDPPGNLMVLTSEVPVALAPDHWLLPAPCTQRRPGRDLTEAMSAPTPQGARRIGLGHGAITDFSGEEGALGIIPPDRAARSGLDYLALGDWHGRMQVTPTTWYSGTPEPDGFKHDAPGSALLVTLGGTAEVTPVETAQFRWRRPALDLLPGEDLTARFADILPQSRARDHLVRLTVTGRLPLADRAALEAALAARAPDFGWFAADLSALGVEALPEDLDQIDRAGALRQAAEVLLAEAGDATLSQSDRDTASAALARLYALSQEVQA; encoded by the coding sequence ATGACCCCCTTCCGCTTTCTTCATACCTCGGACCTGCATCTTGGGCGCGCTTATGGCGGCTATCCCGAGGGCATTCGGCACCGTTTGCGCGAGGCGCGGCATGGCGCGATATCCCGGCTGGCCAAGGCTGCGCGCGATGGTGGGGCAGGGGTGGTGCTGCTTGCGGGCGATACGTTCGATGCCGAAACGCCCGCCCCCGACACGTTGCGGCAAGCCCTCAGTGCGATGGGCGAGGAACGCGATTTGACTTGGGTGCTGCTGCCCGGCAACCACGACAGCCTTGCGGCCTCCGAACTTTGGCGGCGGATTGCACAAGACCCACCTGGCAATCTGATGGTCCTCACGTCTGAGGTGCCGGTTGCCCTTGCCCCTGACCATTGGCTCTTGCCTGCGCCTTGTACACAACGCCGTCCGGGGCGCGATCTGACCGAGGCGATGTCGGCCCCCACACCCCAAGGGGCGCGCCGTATCGGGCTTGGGCATGGGGCGATCACCGATTTCTCGGGCGAAGAGGGGGCCCTGGGCATCATTCCGCCCGACCGGGCCGCGCGCTCGGGTCTTGACTATCTCGCCCTTGGCGATTGGCACGGGCGGATGCAGGTGACGCCAACCACCTGGTATTCCGGCACCCCCGAACCAGACGGGTTCAAGCACGATGCGCCGGGTTCTGCGCTTCTTGTGACGCTCGGGGGGACGGCTGAAGTGACGCCGGTCGAAACCGCGCAGTTCCGTTGGCGTCGCCCGGCCCTCGACCTGCTGCCGGGCGAGGATCTGACCGCTCGCTTTGCTGATATCCTGCCACAAAGCCGTGCACGCGATCATCTGGTGCGGCTCACTGTGACGGGACGCCTGCCTTTGGCTGACCGCGCCGCGCTCGAGGCCGCGCTGGCCGCTCGTGCCCCGGATTTCGGCTGGTTCGCGGCGGACCTCTCTGCTTTGGGCGTCGAGGCGCTGCCCGAAGACCTTGACCAGATCGACCGCGCCGGAGCGCTGCGTCAGGCTGCCGAAGTGTTGCTGGCCGAGGCAGGGGATGCCACACTTTCACAATCCGACCGCGATACGGCGTCTGCGGCACTCGCGCGTCTCTATGCGCTCAGTCAGGAGGTGCAGGCGTGA
- a CDS encoding SDR family oxidoreductase: MRLDGKRALVTGAASGFGKGIAETYIREGAKVAVVDMNADGARAVARDLGENAIAVTCDVSKGDQVQAAVDATVAAFGGLDIVVNNAGWTNPNSPLMDTDEATFRKIYEINVLSIFHMTKTCVPLWRAAGGGVMINIGSTAGIRPRPGLTWYNSSKGAVNLMTRSLAAELAPDKIRVCCIAPVMGATGLLEQFMGMPDTPENRARFISTIPMGRLSEARDIANAALYLASDEADFITGVVLEVDGGRTI, from the coding sequence ATGAGACTGGATGGAAAACGAGCCCTCGTGACCGGCGCGGCTTCGGGCTTTGGCAAGGGCATAGCCGAGACCTATATCCGCGAAGGTGCCAAGGTAGCAGTGGTCGATATGAACGCGGACGGTGCGCGCGCCGTGGCACGCGACCTTGGTGAGAACGCCATCGCCGTGACCTGTGATGTCTCCAAAGGCGATCAGGTGCAGGCTGCCGTTGACGCCACTGTTGCGGCCTTTGGCGGTCTTGATATCGTGGTCAACAACGCAGGCTGGACCAATCCCAACAGCCCGTTGATGGACACCGACGAGGCGACATTTCGCAAGATCTATGAGATAAACGTGCTGTCGATCTTTCACATGACCAAGACCTGCGTGCCGCTTTGGCGTGCTGCTGGAGGCGGGGTGATGATCAACATCGGCTCTACCGCAGGTATCCGCCCGCGTCCCGGTCTGACGTGGTATAATTCGTCCAAGGGTGCCGTGAACCTGATGACGCGCTCATTGGCAGCGGAACTGGCCCCCGACAAGATTCGCGTCTGTTGTATCGCACCGGTGATGGGGGCGACCGGATTGCTGGAACAGTTCATGGGCATGCCCGACACGCCCGAAAACCGCGCGCGATTTATCTCGACCATCCCGATGGGCCGCTTGTCCGAGGCACGCGACATCGCCAACGCGGCGCTATATCTCGCCTCGGACGAGGCGGATTTCATCACCGGCGTGGTGCTCGAGGTTGATGGTGGCCGCACCATCTGA
- a CDS encoding aldehyde dehydrogenase family protein: MKDTDPDATLVIPQPLNLIGNAWVPARSGRVMEVLSPIDGLPFAQIADSDAADIDAAIAAARAAFDGGEWSRLTAAERGRLMIRLSERILENIEPLAQLERRDNGKPIAQARTDMKVTARYFEFYGGGADKVHGEIVPFLNGYNVEVHREPYGVTGHIIPWNYPAQMFGRSVAPALAMGNATVLKPAEDACLSALRIAELALDVGFPPGAINIVTGRGAVAGQALADHRGIDFISFTGSPEVGVIVQTAAAKNFIGCTLELGGKSPQIVFDDADLDAAMPVLVNAVIQNAGQTCSAGTRVLLQRGIYDRAVTELTARFSAIAASESGEDAVLGPLISAKQKKRVETYIAEADAPLMARGSIDPKAPKGGYYVAPAVFGPCDPKARIAQEEVFGPVLCLIPFEDEAEAISIANATEYGLVAAVWTKDGGRQQRVAKAMRCGQVFINGYGAGGGVELPFGGIRKSGHGREKGFAALLEFSRIKTIINNHG, translated from the coding sequence ATGAAAGACACTGACCCCGATGCAACGCTGGTCATCCCGCAACCGCTGAACCTGATTGGCAATGCTTGGGTTCCCGCGCGCTCGGGGAGGGTGATGGAGGTGCTTTCGCCCATTGACGGGCTGCCCTTTGCCCAGATCGCCGACAGCGATGCCGCCGATATCGACGCGGCCATCGCAGCGGCGCGCGCGGCCTTTGATGGTGGCGAATGGTCAAGGCTGACTGCGGCAGAACGCGGTCGCCTGATGATCCGCCTGTCAGAGCGTATTCTTGAGAATATCGAACCTCTGGCCCAGCTCGAGCGGCGCGACAACGGCAAGCCGATTGCACAGGCGCGCACTGACATGAAAGTCACCGCGCGCTATTTTGAATTCTACGGCGGTGGCGCCGACAAGGTGCATGGCGAGATTGTGCCCTTTCTCAACGGCTATAATGTCGAGGTGCACCGCGAGCCTTATGGCGTGACCGGCCATATCATCCCGTGGAACTATCCGGCGCAGATGTTTGGCCGCTCGGTCGCCCCGGCGCTGGCCATGGGCAATGCAACGGTCCTGAAACCCGCCGAGGATGCCTGCCTCAGCGCGCTTCGGATTGCGGAACTGGCGCTCGACGTGGGCTTTCCGCCCGGTGCCATCAATATCGTGACCGGGCGCGGTGCGGTGGCCGGTCAGGCTCTGGCGGATCATCGCGGGATAGATTTCATCTCCTTCACCGGATCGCCCGAAGTGGGCGTGATCGTTCAGACCGCAGCTGCCAAGAATTTCATCGGCTGCACGCTGGAACTGGGGGGCAAGTCGCCGCAAATCGTGTTCGACGACGCCGATCTTGACGCGGCCATGCCCGTTCTTGTCAACGCTGTGATCCAGAACGCCGGACAAACCTGTTCTGCGGGCACGCGCGTGTTGTTGCAACGCGGCATCTATGACCGCGCCGTTACCGAATTGACCGCGCGTTTCAGCGCGATTGCCGCCTCAGAGTCTGGCGAGGATGCGGTGCTTGGCCCGCTTATTTCGGCCAAGCAGAAAAAGCGGGTCGAGACCTATATCGCCGAGGCCGACGCGCCCTTGATGGCCCGTGGCAGCATCGATCCCAAGGCCCCAAAAGGCGGCTATTATGTCGCTCCGGCAGTATTCGGCCCCTGTGATCCCAAGGCGCGGATCGCGCAAGAAGAGGTTTTCGGCCCTGTGCTCTGCCTCATCCCGTTCGAGGATGAGGCAGAGGCTATTTCCATCGCCAACGCCACCGAATACGGTCTTGTCGCCGCGGTCTGGACCAAAGATGGCGGACGTCAGCAACGTGTCGCCAAGGCAATGCGCTGCGGTCAGGTGTTCATCAACGGCTATGGCGCGGGCGGCGGGGTGGAATTGCCGTTTGGCGGCATACGCAAATCCGGGCATGGCCGCGAAAAGGGCTTTGCGGCGCTGCTGGAATTCTCGCGTATCAAGACGATCATCAACAATCACGGCTAG
- a CDS encoding TonB-dependent receptor domain-containing protein → MGLGYGSASLAQETPGQEGFLGTLTLGESKRAVQTDTATPTTVIDQDEIRDRQAGSVAELLVTVPSVALLNGDTAQGSGISIRGFGSNDTFGTDQKVLIQVDGATRGSEELYRIGTQLFTDPFLFKEVEVIRGTVGSFQYGSGVVGGVVRLETIDPEDVTGGETGFGLRQTLEFQTNGNGVTSSTIGAWQPTEDFGVLFNYVSRRLGFPEDGNGAVINPLRARIDDPSWLIKAKYRFGEEKAHSIEASYQDTQSSQFDVPFDSFGNLTFFGNVDREVESQTSILKYNFNPLNDLVDLTLQYSHVDESILQNAVSCPGSPPAPITICSELLNADHDYETTTLTLKNTSLFDTGALRHDLTAGIEYINRERVNAFAAPGGEDNRWAIFAVDEIDIGRAWTLTPAIRYETSKVEGDTAPNDGRFSEDALMGGLSLRYAFDNGFALFGSAAYTEVLPIIDDLEFPIRVGRSEKSRTYELGFSYDRRGLWRDNDNLALKVTYFDSELWDVNSFVDTTPAQNLLDEIQTQGLEFEASYAMENGFYVDFNATIADGEEVDLLGGVRDWRNLAANSLRATVGKVFDDTYDLSWEVVSADSITVNGVRDDGYTVHNLRGTIAPKRGVWEGTEFRLGIENVFDEQYMPNLATRPAVGRNFKLTLAKTF, encoded by the coding sequence ATGGGGCTCGGCTATGGCTCTGCCAGTCTGGCACAGGAAACACCCGGCCAAGAGGGGTTTCTTGGAACGCTGACGCTGGGAGAAAGCAAGCGTGCGGTGCAAACCGATACCGCCACCCCCACGACCGTGATCGACCAAGACGAAATCCGTGACCGACAGGCGGGTTCGGTGGCCGAATTGCTCGTGACAGTGCCGTCTGTGGCCCTGCTCAATGGCGACACGGCGCAGGGGTCGGGTATCTCGATCCGTGGGTTTGGATCGAATGACACGTTTGGCACGGATCAAAAGGTGCTGATCCAGGTCGATGGCGCAACGCGCGGGTCCGAGGAGCTTTACCGCATTGGCACACAGCTTTTCACCGATCCTTTCCTCTTCAAGGAGGTTGAGGTGATCCGTGGAACGGTGGGATCGTTCCAATATGGCTCTGGCGTGGTTGGTGGGGTGGTTCGGCTTGAAACCATCGACCCTGAGGACGTCACCGGGGGCGAAACCGGCTTTGGACTGCGTCAGACACTTGAGTTTCAGACCAATGGCAATGGTGTGACATCCTCGACCATCGGGGCGTGGCAGCCCACCGAGGACTTTGGGGTGCTCTTCAACTATGTCAGCCGCAGACTCGGCTTTCCTGAGGATGGCAATGGCGCTGTTATCAACCCCCTGAGGGCGCGGATTGACGATCCGTCCTGGTTGATCAAGGCCAAGTATCGTTTTGGCGAAGAAAAGGCCCATTCCATTGAAGCCAGCTATCAGGATACCCAAAGTTCGCAATTCGACGTGCCATTCGACAGCTTTGGCAACCTCACCTTTTTCGGGAATGTCGACCGAGAGGTCGAAAGCCAGACCAGCATTCTCAAATACAACTTCAACCCGCTCAATGATCTGGTTGATCTGACGCTGCAATATTCGCACGTTGACGAGTCGATCTTGCAGAACGCGGTGTCTTGTCCTGGCAGCCCGCCCGCGCCGATCACGATTTGCTCGGAGCTTCTCAACGCTGACCATGACTATGAAACCACGACGCTTACACTCAAAAACACGTCCTTGTTTGACACCGGCGCGTTGCGCCATGATCTGACGGCGGGGATTGAGTATATCAACCGCGAGCGCGTCAATGCCTTTGCCGCACCGGGGGGCGAAGACAACCGATGGGCGATCTTTGCGGTGGACGAAATCGACATCGGCCGCGCCTGGACCTTAACGCCTGCCATTCGGTATGAAACATCAAAGGTCGAGGGGGACACAGCGCCAAACGATGGCCGCTTTTCCGAGGATGCGCTGATGGGTGGGCTGTCGCTGCGCTATGCCTTTGACAATGGCTTTGCCCTGTTCGGCAGCGCCGCCTATACCGAGGTTTTGCCGATCATCGACGATCTGGAATTCCCGATCCGGGTAGGGCGGAGCGAAAAATCACGCACCTATGAACTTGGCTTTTCGTATGACCGTCGCGGTCTCTGGCGCGACAATGATAACCTCGCGCTCAAGGTCACGTATTTTGACAGTGAGCTTTGGGACGTGAATTCCTTTGTCGATACGACGCCCGCGCAGAACCTGCTGGATGAAATCCAGACCCAAGGGCTAGAGTTCGAGGCGTCCTATGCCATGGAAAACGGCTTTTACGTCGATTTCAACGCGACTATCGCCGATGGCGAAGAGGTGGATCTATTGGGCGGCGTGCGCGACTGGCGCAATCTTGCGGCCAACAGCCTGCGTGCGACCGTGGGCAAGGTGTTTGACGATACCTATGACCTGAGCTGGGAGGTTGTCAGCGCCGACTCCATCACCGTCAACGGGGTGCGGGATGACGGCTACACGGTCCACAACTTGCGCGGCACCATCGCGCCCAAGCGCGGCGTGTGGGAAGGAACCGAGTTCCGTCTTGGGATCGAAAACGTGTTTGACGAACAGTATATGCCTAATCTTGCTACCCGCCCGGCGGTTGGGCGAAACTTCAAACTCACGCTGGCCAAAACCTTCTGA
- a CDS encoding hemin-degrading factor — MTDSAPLTPDALRAFMADNPKMRSRDQANRLGISEAQLVAAHIGRGVTAIAAHPDQVMGAAQRLGEVMALTRNESCVHEKVGRYDNYHSGQHTAMVLTEDIDLRMFPSHWRHAFMVETESETGPRRSLQVFDAAGDAVHKIFLRDGSSLTAWEALRLSLALPDQSESLTVAARTPPEAAKSNPDKIEVLREEWRRMTDTHQFLRLTSKLRMNRLGAYRIAGAPFVRALAPEAVNTLLTQLAQAGTEVMIFVGNRGCIQIHSGPVVTLKPMGPWQNVMDPGFNLHLRLDHVAEVWAVDKPTQRGAAISVEAFDAQGSLIFQIFGLGKEGRDSRAAFGRVVKALPALHNADTEALT; from the coding sequence ATGACAGACTCTGCTCCCCTTACCCCCGACGCACTCCGTGCCTTTATGGCCGATAACCCCAAGATGCGCAGCCGCGATCAGGCGAACCGCCTTGGCATCAGCGAAGCGCAACTGGTCGCGGCCCACATCGGACGCGGTGTGACGGCCATTGCCGCGCACCCCGATCAGGTGATGGGGGCCGCGCAACGCCTTGGCGAAGTGATGGCGCTCACCCGCAATGAAAGTTGCGTGCATGAAAAAGTGGGGCGCTATGACAATTATCACAGCGGACAACACACGGCGATGGTCCTGACCGAGGATATCGACCTCAGGATGTTCCCAAGCCATTGGCGCCATGCCTTTATGGTCGAAACCGAGAGCGAGACAGGGCCCCGGCGCAGTCTGCAGGTGTTCGACGCCGCAGGCGACGCGGTGCACAAGATTTTCCTGCGCGATGGATCATCGCTGACCGCATGGGAGGCGCTTCGCCTCTCGTTGGCTCTGCCAGACCAGTCCGAAAGCTTGACGGTTGCAGCGCGCACGCCCCCGGAGGCTGCGAAATCAAACCCCGACAAAATCGAGGTCCTGCGCGAGGAATGGCGGCGGATGACCGATACGCATCAATTCCTGCGCCTGACGTCCAAACTGCGGATGAACCGGCTTGGGGCCTACCGTATCGCGGGGGCACCGTTTGTGCGGGCATTGGCCCCAGAGGCGGTGAACACCCTTCTGACCCAACTGGCGCAGGCAGGCACCGAAGTGATGATCTTTGTCGGCAATCGGGGCTGCATTCAGATTCATTCCGGCCCTGTTGTGACCCTCAAACCGATGGGACCATGGCAGAATGTGATGGATCCAGGGTTCAACCTGCATCTGCGGCTGGATCATGTGGCCGAGGTTTGGGCCGTAGACAAACCGACGCAACGCGGTGCGGCGATTTCGGTAGAAGCGTTTGACGCTCAGGGATCGCTGATTTTTCAGATCTTTGGATTGGGCAAGGAGGGGCGTGACAGCCGCGCGGCCTTTGGTCGGGTCGTAAAGGCGCTTCCGGCTCTGCACAACGCTGACACGGAGGCCCTGACATGA